A genomic window from Pelorhabdus rhamnosifermentans includes:
- a CDS encoding BlaI/MecI/CopY family transcriptional regulator — protein MKKLPQISDTEWQVMKILWSSAPITANEVIKKFDGVMSWKPKTIKTLLGRLVKKQAIAFNKDGRTYVYYPLVAEDECVKAESQSFLEKVFSGALNVMFANFLEEKELSREEIEELKRILDQKKK, from the coding sequence ATGAAAAAATTACCACAAATCTCTGATACGGAATGGCAAGTCATGAAAATATTATGGTCTAGCGCACCCATTACCGCTAATGAAGTTATTAAGAAATTTGATGGCGTTATGTCGTGGAAACCAAAGACAATTAAAACGCTGCTTGGGCGACTGGTCAAGAAACAGGCCATTGCGTTTAATAAGGATGGCCGGACATACGTTTATTACCCTCTCGTCGCAGAGGATGAGTGTGTAAAAGCGGAAAGTCAGTCTTTTTTAGAAAAGGTATTTTCTGGTGCCTTAAATGTGATGTTTGCTAATTTTCTGGAAGAAAAAGAATTATCAAGAGAAGAGATAGAGGAATTAAAGCGTATTCTAGATCAAAAGAAAAAATAA
- a CDS encoding BlaR1 family beta-lactam sensor/signal transducer, which produces MELYSFISWLLYSSLMGSILIGLIIVVRWVFANRMSANWQYLIWFLLILKLLIPYAPESSLSVFNIFSHLTIQNLAGDYFKTQDNEKTDQNTEKKSSMIVNITDDYSLSVTRNFLNFRDVIVFFVWLIGVISLTVYTIHLTIKQKCIIKKSLRANDSCVINLLEECKHTMNIKDNPVLIESPVIRSPMVMGAIRPHIVLPTGIIGHLSRTELRFILLHELAHLQRRDLYINWIISFLQILHWFNPFIWYAFYQMRQDRELACDAYVLSTLKPDEYKSYGAAIISFLEKYSSSAYDYTIAGLANGSSHIKKRMVMIASYKKETAAGVIWGVLLFLLMGCFVLTNAQETSGAAQTGKSSQLNQGTAYEDLSNYFQGYDGTFVLLDMEKNHYQVYNDANSKKRVSPNSTYKIISALVGLENGVLTDENTQLEWDGTVYPIERWNRDQTLSSAIIYSVNWYFQKVDSIVGKTRIEDYLKQIGYGNDDLSGDIHDFWVESSLKISPIEQVEMLKNLYTYEMPFARRNIDIVKKVIKLSEQDKVILYGKTGTGIVNGNSINGWFVGYVESEGKVYIFATNIQGKERADGANARNITLSILKDKNIL; this is translated from the coding sequence ATGGAACTGTATTCCTTTATTTCCTGGCTGCTATACTCTTCGCTCATGGGAAGCATTCTTATAGGGTTGATCATAGTCGTTCGCTGGGTGTTTGCAAACAGGATGAGTGCTAATTGGCAGTACTTAATATGGTTTTTGTTGATTTTGAAATTATTAATTCCTTATGCGCCTGAAAGCTCTTTAAGCGTGTTCAACATTTTTAGTCATCTAACCATCCAGAACTTGGCCGGGGATTACTTTAAAACTCAGGATAATGAGAAGACAGACCAGAATACAGAGAAAAAGTCGTCGATGATAGTGAATATTACTGATGATTATTCCTTATCGGTAACCAGGAATTTCCTTAACTTTAGAGATGTCATTGTATTTTTTGTTTGGTTAATTGGGGTAATAAGTCTAACTGTTTACACGATTCATTTGACGATCAAGCAGAAATGTATTATAAAGAAAAGCCTCAGAGCAAATGATAGCTGCGTTATCAACTTGCTTGAGGAGTGTAAGCACACAATGAACATCAAGGATAATCCCGTACTCATTGAATCACCAGTAATTCGAAGTCCGATGGTTATGGGAGCAATCCGGCCGCATATAGTACTTCCGACAGGCATTATCGGTCATTTAAGCCGGACGGAATTACGTTTCATTCTGTTGCATGAATTGGCCCATCTTCAACGTAGAGATCTTTACATCAATTGGATTATATCTTTTTTGCAAATTCTCCACTGGTTTAACCCCTTTATCTGGTATGCCTTTTATCAGATGCGACAGGATCGGGAATTAGCCTGTGATGCCTATGTTCTTTCCACTCTAAAACCCGATGAATATAAAAGCTATGGTGCTGCGATTATCTCTTTTCTGGAAAAATACTCATCTTCTGCTTATGATTACACGATAGCCGGGTTGGCAAACGGTAGCTCCCACATCAAGAAAAGGATGGTAATGATTGCCTCGTATAAGAAAGAGACTGCAGCGGGGGTTATCTGGGGAGTACTGCTGTTTTTACTTATGGGGTGTTTTGTGCTGACTAATGCGCAGGAAACATCCGGTGCAGCTCAAACAGGAAAATCATCGCAATTAAATCAAGGTACTGCCTATGAAGATTTGAGCAACTATTTCCAGGGATACGACGGAACTTTCGTTTTACTTGACATGGAAAAAAACCACTATCAGGTATATAATGACGCCAACAGTAAAAAACGTGTCTCTCCGAATTCAACGTATAAGATTATCAGTGCTTTAGTCGGTCTTGAGAACGGAGTTTTGACGGATGAAAATACTCAGTTAGAATGGGACGGAACTGTTTACCCAATTGAACGCTGGAATAGGGATCAGACACTATCTTCCGCAATTATCTATTCTGTAAACTGGTATTTTCAGAAAGTCGATTCAATTGTGGGCAAAACTAGAATTGAGGACTATTTAAAACAAATTGGATATGGCAACGATGATCTTTCCGGTGACATTCATGATTTCTGGGTTGAATCTTCATTGAAAATCTCCCCAATAGAACAGGTAGAAATGCTCAAAAATCTATATACTTATGAAATGCCCTTTGCTCGAAGAAACATTGACATCGTCAAAAAAGTAATCAAATTGTCCGAACAGGACAAAGTAATTTTATATGGGAAGACTGGCACTGGAATTGTGAACGGTAATAGCATCAACGGATGGTTTGTGGGATATGTGGAAAGCGAAGGTAAAGTCTATATTTTCGCCACGAATATTCAAGGAAAAGAGCGAGCAGACGGGGCTAATGCCAGAAATATAACGTTATCCATTCTTAAAGATAAAAATATTTTATAG
- a CDS encoding serine hydrolase: protein MKRIIMLLITLTCFISMVSVTNAKDKEELYKEIVHTVAKQLMQQYGIPGAAIAVVDGNQTYTYFFGTADVTSGKAVTENTIFEVGSVTKLFTALLCAEADDSGSLKLDDKLIKYCPQFAANKTLSQISFTNLLTHTAGFPLNMTINNLSAWQSEKQIGSQWQYSNVGCGLAAIALENQNNKSINDLIRENILSLLAMTPLGLEISEKYQDDFAQGYTGDGKAAVHYLHAQGPFPGAWGLKATIYDMTKFVSAAIGLPNTPENIKKAMRNTQTPRVSVGSMQQGLAWQVHSLQDENLQHEPENMNLEPLPVNWLPKDKQRYHADVLLDKTGATSGFRSYIAVIPSEQLGVVILMNKYIPNGAIVNAGRIIVGLKKQPEKD, encoded by the coding sequence ATGAAAAGAATAATTATGCTGCTAATCACATTGACATGTTTCATTTCCATGGTAAGTGTGACTAATGCAAAAGACAAGGAGGAGCTTTATAAAGAAATCGTACATACTGTGGCTAAACAATTGATGCAACAATATGGTATTCCTGGTGCAGCTATTGCTGTGGTAGATGGAAATCAGACTTATACTTATTTTTTTGGCACTGCTGACGTTACAAGCGGTAAGGCTGTTACGGAAAATACTATTTTTGAAGTTGGTTCAGTTACTAAATTGTTTACAGCTTTGCTGTGTGCTGAAGCTGATGATAGTGGCAGTCTAAAATTAGATGATAAATTAATTAAATATTGTCCGCAATTTGCAGCAAATAAAACGTTATCACAAATCTCCTTCACTAATCTGCTTACGCACACAGCCGGATTTCCGTTGAACATGACTATAAATAATTTATCGGCATGGCAGTCGGAAAAACAAATAGGTAGTCAATGGCAGTATTCGAATGTTGGCTGTGGCCTAGCAGCCATAGCATTAGAGAATCAAAATAATAAGTCAATAAATGATTTAATTAGAGAAAATATCCTATCTCTGTTAGCAATGACCCCGTTAGGGTTGGAAATTTCTGAGAAATATCAGGACGATTTTGCGCAAGGTTATACGGGTGATGGTAAAGCGGCAGTTCACTACCTGCACGCCCAAGGACCTTTTCCAGGTGCCTGGGGGCTTAAAGCTACGATTTATGACATGACTAAGTTTGTGTCAGCGGCAATCGGCTTGCCTAATACACCGGAGAATATAAAAAAAGCGATGCGAAATACCCAAACGCCACGTGTTAGCGTTGGCAGTATGCAACAAGGTTTAGCTTGGCAGGTACATTCGTTGCAAGATGAAAATTTGCAACATGAACCGGAAAATATGAACTTGGAACCACTACCTGTAAATTGGCTACCTAAAGATAAACAACGATACCATGCAGATGTTTTGCTAGATAAAACGGGTGCAACTTCAGGATTTCGAAGTTATATTGCTGTTATACCTAGTGAGCAGCTTGGCGTAGTCATTTTAATGAACAAATATATTCCAAATGGTGCTATTGTAAATGCTGGCAGAATTATTGTTGGACTAAAAAAGCAACCTGAAAAAGATTAA
- a CDS encoding SDR family oxidoreductase has protein sequence MDNNSQQTNKFSFPPQHQNQQPGIETTMNPRPISINPSYIPSGKLRQKVALISGGDSGIGRAVSLLFAQEGADIGIIYLNEHDDANITKGDIEKLGRRCLLIAGDVGNEQFCQQAVNQVIKELGHLDILINNAAEQHVQTTLENISAEQLERTFRTNIFSCFYLTKASLPHLKSGSTIINTASITAYEGNKLLMDYAASKGAIVTFTRSLSQSLVGTGIRVNGVAPGPIWTPLIPASFNEQHVVKFGQDTPMQRAGQPSEVAPSYLFLASQDSSYMSGQIMHVNGGTIVNG, from the coding sequence ATGGATAATAACAGTCAACAGACAAATAAATTTTCTTTCCCGCCCCAACACCAGAATCAGCAACCAGGTATTGAAACAACCATGAACCCCCGTCCGATTTCCATTAATCCAAGTTACATACCTAGCGGTAAATTAAGACAAAAGGTAGCGTTAATCAGCGGCGGCGACAGCGGAATTGGACGAGCTGTTTCCTTATTGTTCGCCCAGGAAGGGGCTGATATCGGCATCATCTACCTCAATGAGCATGATGATGCCAATATTACTAAAGGTGATATCGAAAAACTAGGCCGACGTTGCCTTCTCATTGCTGGCGATGTTGGAAATGAACAATTTTGCCAACAAGCAGTAAATCAAGTGATTAAAGAACTGGGTCATCTTGACATTCTCATCAACAATGCCGCTGAGCAGCATGTCCAAACAACGCTTGAGAATATTTCTGCTGAACAGTTGGAACGGACATTCCGCACCAATATTTTTTCCTGCTTTTATCTCACCAAAGCCTCATTACCTCATTTAAAAAGTGGGAGCACCATCATCAATACAGCATCAATTACCGCATATGAAGGAAACAAGCTTTTGATGGACTACGCTGCCAGTAAGGGTGCTATCGTTACCTTTACCCGTTCACTGTCACAATCACTTGTTGGAACGGGTATCCGTGTCAACGGAGTTGCTCCTGGGCCAATATGGACACCACTTATACCAGCCTCATTCAATGAACAGCATGTAGTCAAATTTGGGCAAGATACACCCATGCAACGCGCCGGGCAACCATCCGAAGTTGCACCGTCCTATCTTTTTTTAGCTTCACAAGATTCGTCATATATGTCAGGACAAATTATGCATGTCAACGGAGGGACCATTGTGAATGGTTAG